One Aegilops tauschii subsp. strangulata cultivar AL8/78 chromosome 7, Aet v6.0, whole genome shotgun sequence genomic window carries:
- the LOC109772102 gene encoding prefoldin subunit 2-like, with protein MASRAGGEPINEQVVANTYANMRTEMNQLYTKITELEMEVSEHSLVIVAIEPLDPTRRCYRMIGGVLVERTIKEVLPAVHRNKEGLEEVVARVKEALETKKKEMTEFELKYKIRIRKGGDSGAEDGNMKEASAQGVLVGPAGSRAE; from the coding sequence ATGGCAAGTAGAGCAGGTGGTGAACCCATAAACGAGCAAGTGGTTGCAAACACTTATGCGAACATGCGAACTGAAATGAACCAGCTCTACACCAAGATCACAGAGCTGGAAATGGAAGTGAGTGAGCACTCTCTTGTGATTGTCGCCATAGAGCCCCTGGACCCCACTAGGCGGTGCTACAGAATGATCGGTGGAGTCTTGGTTGAGAGGACCATCAAGGAGGTGTTGCCCGCCGTGCACCGGAACAAGGAGGGCCTGGAAGAGGTGGTGGCTCGCGTGAAGGAGGCTCTGGAGACCAAAAAGAAAGAGATGACCGAGTTTGAGCTCAAGTACAAGATCAGGATCCGGAAGGGGGGCGACAGCGGTGCCGAGGATGGCAACATGAAGGAAGCCTCTGCTCAGGGTGTTCTTGTTGGCCCTGCTGGCAGTAGAGCAGAGTGA
- the LOC109772074 gene encoding disease resistance protein RPM1, with translation MAEIVILLAIKKIGVALAKGAVDQASVQFARYRTQLLELQGNMGRVARELRIMHDVLCQMDIRNRNNQVYEGWLEEVRKVAHVMEDMVDEYLYLVGQEHDIGCFFFLKKGIKKPRSLLSLNQIAFKIKEIEKDLTHLSETKNRWVILINNGDTNNSNYIVKRAQDLANISRSLDDEDLVGMDASGEKLEKWLESGGMERFVIALLGMGGLGKTTLAANIYKKVRDKFQCHAWVSISQTYSREDVLRNIIKELFKDKVSIQSNTEVLNITRLEETVKNFLEQKKYLIILDDIWTPEAFDDLSRVLIDNDKGSRLMITTREAHVAALASKGHILTLEALPEDKAWDLFCKKAFPSNVKPRNGAWKGLGGELMEQRVLGFTGLRFLTQMLDKCSLGYLGWICDTSLMAPSGMPLLPRDTNHDCPPELKHLSKEIVNKCKGLPLVIVLVGSLLRVREKTVEEWRKINDQLGWELINNSRFDHIRNVLHLSFMYLPTHLKSCFLYCSLFPEDYIFKRKELVRLWIAEGFVEERGESTLEEVAEGYLKELIDRNILQLVERNTFGRMKEFRIHDILRELAMDLCKKNSFGAAYDKKCAGSLEMDGRRLVFHNLKNDSDQLISGIHQLRTVITLDNSMPLSTITQLCTGSRYMTVLVLSGLPIEKIPDAIGDLFNLRHLGLRYTKVKKLPKSVEKLSNLLTLDLYECDIHELPRGIVKLKKLKHLLAEKITDPDWREFHCRGGMRITNGLGNLKNLQTLQALEANGESVKYLGELRQLRSLRLWNVKGIYCARIIESIVQMRYLSTLSVNASDENEVLLLNVCLPNLQKLFLRGRLAEGALDESPLFQAAEGQTLYELALFSSELREDPLPSLSRLSNLTRLEFTRAYNGEQLTFLTGWFPKLKVLQLVDLPNLNRAEIQQGAMASLERLELFKLSSMTEVPTGIEFLLPLQYLGFHEITSDFLTLLCQCSEIQGSQWQHSIRD, from the coding sequence ATGGCTGAGATTGTGATTCTTCTAGCCATTAAAAAGATCGGAGTTGCCTTGGCAAAGGGAGCGGTAGACCAGGCCAGTGTGCAGTTTGCAAGGTACAGGACACAACTACTAGAGCTTCAAGGCAATATGGGTCGTGTTGCCAGGGAGCTTCGCATAATGCATGATGTTCTCTGCCAAATGGACATTCGGAACCGCAACAATCAAGTATATGAGGGCTGGTTGGAGGAGGTACGGAAAGTAGCACATGTGATGGAGGACATGGTGGATGAGTACTTGTATCTAGTTGGTCAAGAACATGATATAGGTTGTTTCTTTTTCCTGAAGAAAGGGATAAAAAAGCCAAGATCTTTACTTTCTTTGAACCAGATAGCTTTCAAGATAAAAGAAATAGAGAAAGACCTTACACACCTGTCAGAGACGAAAAACCGATGGGTTATCCTGATAAATAACGGAGATACTAACAACTCAAATTACATCGTCAAGAGGGCACAAGATCTAGCGAATATTTCACGCTCGCTTGATGATGAAGATCTAGTGGGGATGGATGCCAGCGGAGAAAAACTTGAGAAGTGGTTGGAAAGTGGTGGTATGGAACGCTTTGTGATAGCATTGCTTGGAATGGGAGGGCTTGGTAAAACAACTTTAGCTGCAAATATCTACAAGAAAGTGAGAGATAAATTTCAATGTCATGCTTGGGTCTCCATCTCTCAAACTTATTCCAGAGAAGATGTCTTGAGGAATATTATCAAAGAACTTTTCAAAGATAAAGTCAGCATTCAATCAAACACTGAGGTTTTGAACATCACACGCCTTGAAGAGACAGTGAAAAATTTTCTAGAGCAAAAAAAGTATTTGATCATATTGGATGATATTTGGACTCCAGAAGCATTTGATGATTTATCTAGGGTACTTATTGATAATGATAAGGGTAGTAGATTGATGATCACAACAAGGGAAGCCCATGTTGCCGCACTTGCCTCAAAAGGGCATATCTTAACACTGGAAGCTTTACCAGAAGACAAGGCATGGGATCTCTTTTGCAAGAAAGCCTTTCCAAGCAATGTAAAACCTAGAAACGGAGCATGGAAGGGGCTGGGTGGGGAGTTGATGGAACAACGGGTGTTGGGCTTCACGGGATTAAGATTTTTGACCCAAATGTTAGATAAATGTTCCCTTGGTTACTTGGGTTGGATATGTGATACATCCCTCATGGCACCGTCCGGCATGCCCCTGCTTCCAAGAGATACAAATCATGACTGTCCTCCGGAGTTGAAGCATTTGTCAAAGGAAATAGTTAACAAGTGCAAAGGCTTGCCTCTTGTTATTGTGTTAGTTGGTAGCCTTTTGCGTGTGCGTGAGAAAACTGTGGAAGAATGGAGAAAAATAAATGACCAATTGGGTTGGGAGCTAATTAACAATTCGAGGTTCGATCACATAAGGAATGTTTTGCATCTGAGTTTCATGTATCTTCCAACACATTTGAAAAGTTGTTTCCTGTACTGCAGTTTATTTCCAGAAGACTATATTTTCAAAAGGAAAGAACTTGTACGATTATGGATAGCAGAAGGGTTCGTCGAGGAGAGGGGTGAAAGCACATTAGAAGAAGTGGCAGAAGGCTATCTAAAGGAGCTGATTGATAGAAACATTCTACAACTTGTTGAGAGGAACACATTTGGTAGGATGAAGGAATTCAGGATTCACGATATCTTACGTGAACTCGCAATGGACTTGTGCAAGAAGAATAGTTTTGGTGCTGCCTATGACAAAAAATGTGCTGGGTCTCTTGAGATGGATGGGCGACGATTGGTATTCCACAACCTAAAGAACGATAGTGATCAGTTAATTTCTGGCATACACCAGCTTCGTACAGTTATCACACTAGACAATAGTATGCCTTTATCTACTATAACTCAGCTATGCACGGGGTCAAGATATATGACAGTGCTAGTATTAAGTGGTCTACCCATCGAGAAGATTCCAGATGCTATTGGGGATCTTTTTAATCTCCGCCATTTGGGTTTGCGTTATACAAAAGTGAAGAAGCTCCCCAAGTCTGTTGAGAAGCTTTCAAATTTGTTGACACTAGACCTCTATGAATGTGACATACATGAATTGCCTAGAGGGATTGTGAAACTGAAGAAGCTTAAGCACTTATTGGCTGAGAAAATAACAGATCCAGATTGGAGAGAGTTTCATTGTCGTGGGGGTATGCGTATCACCAATGGCCTTGGAAATCTAAAAAATCTGCAAACGCTACAGGCATTGGAAGCAAATGGCGAGTCTGTTAAATATTTAGGTGAGTTGAGGCAACTCAGAAGCTTGAGGTTATGGAATGTGAAGGGAATCTACTGTGCACGCATCATTGAGTCTATAGTTCAGATGCGATATTTGTCCACCTTAAGTGTTAATGCAAGTGATGAGAATGAGGTTCTCTTGTTGAATGTCTGCCTACCAAACCTGCAAAAGCTTTTTTTGAGAGGGCGATTAGCGGAAGGGGCATTGGACGAGTCTCCTCTCTTCCAAGCTGCTGAGGGGCAAACCTTATATGAATTGGCTCTATTTTCGTCAGAGCTAAGAGAAGACCCCTTGCCATCTCTTTCTCGGTTGTCAAACTTGACACGTCTAGAGTTCACTAGAGCATATAATGGAGAGCAGCTGACATTTCTCACCGGGTGGTTTCCAAAGCTGAAGGTTCTTCAACTAGTGGACCTGCCCAATCTGAATCGAGCAGAGATACAGCAAGGTGCCATGGCGAGCCTGGAAAGATTAGAGTTATTCAAACTCAGCAGCATGACAGAGGTCCCAACTGGCATTGAGTTCCTCCTGCCACTCCAGTATCTTGGCTTCCATGAAATCACCAGCGACTTTTTGACGTTGCTGTGCCAATGTTCTGAAATTCAAGGGTCACAGTGGCAGCACTCTATCCGAGATTGA